The Planococcus liqunii genome includes a region encoding these proteins:
- a CDS encoding helix-turn-helix domain-containing protein produces the protein MNIIAVPTIQETISKIFMNESETLSQFEGVEKFYEIETQLIYEINHLEKERAKQTLRVLIDLIAVRSGKETIRQVRNYYIVLSSVMARKLFEMRVPPKKAFAFNVACVELVEKHMNDSEFLYVADELIEFFTSIISERKQPSFGHQTVNKVVMFINDEVERDLSVEDIAKHFNISTSHLSRIFREHAGITLVEYLNVRRVEESQYYLRHSDKGISDISKQFHFCNQSYFTRIFKKYTTVTPKQFRDSQHIPYFRYNLPNAK, from the coding sequence ATGAATATTATCGCAGTGCCTACGATTCAAGAAACCATTTCCAAGATTTTCATGAATGAAAGCGAGACGTTGAGCCAATTCGAAGGGGTAGAAAAGTTTTACGAAATCGAAACTCAATTGATTTATGAAATCAATCACTTGGAAAAAGAACGTGCAAAACAGACACTGAGAGTCTTGATTGATTTGATTGCTGTTCGTTCTGGAAAAGAAACCATCCGGCAAGTACGCAACTACTATATTGTATTGTCATCAGTGATGGCGCGTAAATTATTTGAAATGCGGGTTCCACCAAAGAAAGCGTTCGCTTTTAATGTAGCTTGTGTAGAATTAGTGGAAAAACACATGAACGATTCAGAGTTTCTCTACGTAGCAGATGAACTGATCGAGTTCTTTACATCGATTATTTCGGAGCGCAAACAGCCTTCTTTTGGCCACCAAACGGTCAACAAAGTTGTGATGTTTATTAATGATGAGGTGGAACGCGACCTATCAGTGGAAGATATCGCAAAACATTTCAATATTTCCACAAGCCATTTGTCCCGCATCTTCAGAGAACATGCCGGTATAACGCTTGTAGAATATTTGAATGTTCGGCGAGTGGAAGAATCCCAGTACTACCTGCGCCATTCGGACAAAGGGATTTCAGATATTTCCAAGCAATTTCATTTTTGCAACCAAAGTTATTTCACACGGATTTTCAAGAAATATACGACTGTCACACCGAAACAATTCCGGGACAGCCAGCATATTCCGTACTTCCGCTATAATTTGCCGAACGCGAAATAA
- the yidC gene encoding membrane protein insertase YidC, which yields MKKKMILLSLLTVAVLVLSGCSSVENQEGFFYSIFVRPFASSLIYLGDLFGGSYGLAIVAITVVIRLILMPFMLRTYKRQQGMKVKMDKLRPEMEDIQKRLKETKDKEEQMKIQQEMMGLYKKHDVNPLNMGCLPVVIQMPIIMGLYFAILYAPDYVKDHEFLWFTLGSPDILMTLIAGAVYFFQARVSLWTMPEQQQKQMKLFIYISPIMIMFVSFSSMAALPVYWAVGGILLIIQTFIGRKFYSNHPEVALESVEEKK from the coding sequence GTGAAAAAGAAAATGATATTGCTGTCCTTGCTGACAGTTGCAGTTCTTGTATTGAGCGGCTGTTCGTCAGTAGAGAACCAAGAAGGGTTTTTCTATAGTATTTTTGTAAGACCATTTGCCAGCTCATTGATTTATTTAGGGGACTTATTTGGAGGAAGCTATGGTTTAGCGATTGTAGCGATTACAGTAGTGATCCGTCTTATCTTGATGCCGTTTATGCTGCGCACGTACAAGCGCCAACAAGGCATGAAAGTGAAAATGGATAAATTGCGCCCGGAAATGGAAGATATTCAAAAACGTTTAAAAGAAACAAAAGACAAAGAAGAGCAGATGAAAATCCAGCAGGAAATGATGGGGCTTTACAAAAAGCATGACGTGAACCCGTTGAACATGGGCTGTTTGCCAGTTGTCATCCAAATGCCGATTATCATGGGACTGTACTTTGCCATTCTGTATGCACCAGATTATGTAAAAGACCATGAATTCCTATGGTTTACTCTTGGTTCACCGGATATCCTGATGACACTTATTGCCGGAGCGGTTTATTTCTTCCAGGCACGTGTATCATTATGGACAATGCCTGAACAGCAGCAGAAACAAATGAAGCTGTTCATCTACATTTCACCGATCATGATTATGTTTGTATCGTTCAGTTCGATGGCAGCTTTGCCTGTTTACTGGGCAGTCGGCGGTATCTTATTGATCATCCAAACATTCATTGGCCGGAAATTCTACTCGAACCACCCGGAAGTGGCTTTGGAATCTGTAGAAGAGAAAAAATAA
- a CDS encoding 3-phenylpropionate MFS transporter, giving the protein MNNQKWLSLNFFAFFFTWGVFLPYWTGWLTNEKGLSVSAASIILGAGMVARALSTFLFFPLLTRILSLGKLMQLLAIASVIIMALYIPANSYVLLFAITFFFNMVYPNILPGMESGATVLMQTERIHYGKSRSYGSLGYTIALLIVGGATALWQEGAILWVMLAGLIFMAITLSATSPPQLQIKPKPKSLDSKYAARQLLKSKSFMTLLLVATLLQGAHAAYYNFGFLYLQDTGVSSFYIGFILNIAILFEILFFAKADHVFRNWTVSSMFLLAGAGSTLRWILVFLFPSVWVFILSQALHALSFGVAHFAFIQYISQKLAPSQMPAAQGMYAAFAMSLSVALLTIPGGFLYEVSPGLSFLGMISFSLPAIIVVLATRKKFHY; this is encoded by the coding sequence ATGAACAATCAAAAATGGCTTTCACTTAACTTTTTTGCTTTCTTTTTCACTTGGGGCGTATTCCTGCCGTACTGGACTGGCTGGCTCACCAACGAAAAAGGATTGAGTGTTTCAGCTGCAAGCATCATTCTAGGCGCTGGTATGGTTGCCCGGGCCCTTTCCACTTTTTTATTTTTTCCTTTGCTGACTCGTATCCTATCGCTTGGAAAACTTATGCAGCTGCTGGCTATCGCTTCTGTAATCATTATGGCTCTATACATACCGGCAAATTCCTATGTACTGCTCTTTGCCATTACATTCTTTTTTAATATGGTTTACCCGAACATTCTTCCGGGAATGGAAAGCGGGGCTACCGTATTGATGCAGACGGAACGGATCCATTACGGCAAAAGCCGTTCGTATGGTTCGCTCGGATACACAATTGCGCTATTGATTGTGGGAGGCGCTACGGCACTTTGGCAGGAAGGGGCCATCTTATGGGTAATGCTGGCTGGGCTCATTTTTATGGCCATCACCTTATCTGCGACATCCCCTCCCCAATTACAAATCAAACCAAAACCAAAAAGCCTCGACAGCAAATATGCTGCCAGACAATTGCTCAAATCCAAATCCTTTATGACGCTGCTATTGGTGGCAACGCTGCTCCAAGGGGCGCATGCTGCTTATTACAATTTTGGATTTCTGTATCTTCAGGATACAGGCGTCAGCAGCTTTTATATCGGATTCATCTTGAATATCGCCATCTTGTTTGAAATTCTCTTTTTTGCAAAAGCGGATCATGTTTTCAGGAACTGGACGGTATCCTCGATGTTTTTGCTGGCCGGTGCCGGTTCTACTTTGCGCTGGATTCTGGTTTTTCTCTTCCCATCCGTTTGGGTATTCATCTTATCGCAGGCGCTTCATGCTTTGTCGTTCGGCGTAGCTCACTTTGCCTTTATTCAATACATTTCACAAAAACTTGCACCTAGCCAGATGCCAGCAGCCCAAGGCATGTATGCCGCATTTGCTATGAGCCTAAGTGTTGCTCTTTTGACGATTCCCGGCGGCTTCCTATATGAAGTTTCCCCCGGCCTTTCGTTCCTTGGCATGATCAGCTTTTCGTTGCCGGCTATCATCGTCGTGTTAGCGACCCGAAAAAAGTTTCATTATTAA
- a CDS encoding M15 family metallopeptidase: MKSRSPINQKNKKTYIKWASIAAAALVVLIAVFWLYNQEKNTDPVNSATAPSQSQQPATSEEKPEEKVAEEQAAKEKAAEEQAAKEKAAEEQAAKEKAAEEQAAKEKAAKEAADKKAAEEQAAKEAAEKKAAEEKAAEQKPASGDKLDATQYPEDLALPSKPTIISGVLLANKQHPLPATYAPGEVKEARSAFESLRADALKAGIDLTAFSTYRDFGRQKELYAGYVAKDGQQAADRYSARPGYSEHQTGLAFDIGESGQEQHWASSSFGDTKGGIWLKDNAHNYGFILRYPKGAEKITGYMHESWHYRYVGKKVAADIHSKGITLEEYLGVN, encoded by the coding sequence ATGAAATCACGCTCTCCAATCAATCAAAAAAACAAAAAAACCTATATAAAGTGGGCATCAATCGCGGCAGCAGCTTTGGTCGTGTTAATTGCAGTATTCTGGCTCTATAATCAGGAAAAAAACACAGATCCGGTGAATAGTGCAACAGCCCCGTCCCAAAGCCAGCAACCGGCGACTTCGGAAGAAAAACCGGAAGAGAAAGTTGCAGAAGAACAAGCGGCGAAAGAGAAAGCTGCGGAAGAACAGGCAGCAAAAGAGAAAGCTGCGGAAGAACAGGCAGCAAAAGAGAAAGCCGCAGAAGAACAAGCGGCAAAAGAGAAAGCAGCGAAAGAGGCAGCCGATAAGAAAGCTGCCGAAGAACAGGCAGCCAAAGAGGCGGCGGAAAAAAAAGCGGCTGAAGAAAAAGCTGCAGAACAGAAGCCGGCTTCTGGCGATAAGCTGGATGCCACCCAATACCCGGAAGACTTAGCGCTGCCTTCAAAGCCGACGATTATATCCGGTGTTTTATTGGCCAACAAGCAGCATCCGCTGCCTGCGACTTATGCACCCGGTGAAGTGAAAGAGGCAAGAAGCGCATTTGAATCATTGCGGGCGGATGCATTAAAGGCCGGCATCGATTTAACGGCTTTCAGCACATACCGTGATTTTGGCCGCCAAAAAGAATTGTATGCAGGCTATGTAGCAAAAGACGGCCAGCAAGCCGCTGACCGTTACAGTGCACGGCCGGGGTATTCTGAGCATCAAACGGGACTCGCTTTCGATATCGGCGAATCCGGGCAGGAGCAGCATTGGGCTTCGTCTTCGTTTGGCGATACCAAAGGCGGAATATGGCTGAAGGACAATGCCCATAATTACGGATTCATCCTCCGTTATCCAAAAGGCGCAGAAAAAATTACAGGCTATATGCACGAATCCTGGCATTACCGTTATGTTGGAAAAAAAGTGGCCGCTGATATTCATTCCAAGGGAATCACCTTGGAAGAATACCTGGGGGTAAATTAA